From one Alphaproteobacteria bacterium genomic stretch:
- a CDS encoding sulfotransferase, with translation MPDLKDKAAARRFVVLGFPRSGTTLLRRLLDAHPQISCPPETNLLAGCGRFLEEVPMVAGLSVGVRSGLAFSDIEPDEVCQQLRELVFGFHRRIAGDKPVWVEKTAADIFYLDQLEPLLAGHCRFLCVTRHPLDTIVSVKDLCDSMDQFLPELLPFVRRHGSLFDAFAEAWIDRAQALAEFVERNADHCFAYRYEDLVADPEGIMTRMLAFMGIDGGVETMLRAAFGDMARVGLGDWRTYETSGVAADRVERWRSALPEGTVARIMPALEPVMQSCGYPIPKVRASATGALAIRRYTMSKQLLQNMQRTERSEGE, from the coding sequence ATGCCAGACTTGAAAGACAAGGCCGCAGCCCGGCGTTTCGTTGTCCTGGGTTTCCCCAGGTCCGGCACCACGTTGCTGCGGCGCCTTCTCGATGCGCATCCGCAAATCAGTTGTCCGCCCGAAACGAACCTCCTGGCCGGCTGCGGGCGCTTCCTGGAAGAAGTGCCGATGGTTGCGGGCCTGTCTGTCGGCGTGCGCTCCGGCCTGGCGTTTTCGGATATCGAGCCGGACGAGGTATGCCAACAGCTCCGCGAGTTGGTGTTCGGCTTTCACCGTCGCATCGCCGGCGACAAGCCTGTCTGGGTTGAGAAGACCGCCGCCGACATCTTCTACCTCGACCAACTCGAACCGCTTTTGGCCGGCCATTGCCGCTTTCTCTGCGTCACACGCCACCCCCTGGACACGATCGTCTCAGTCAAGGATTTGTGCGACAGCATGGACCAATTCCTGCCGGAATTGCTGCCTTTCGTGCGCCGCCATGGCAGCCTGTTCGATGCATTCGCCGAGGCTTGGATCGATCGCGCGCAAGCCCTGGCCGAATTTGTCGAGCGCAATGCCGACCATTGCTTCGCCTATCGCTACGAGGATTTGGTTGCCGACCCGGAGGGCATCATGACCCGCATGCTGGCCTTCATGGGTATCGATGGTGGGGTGGAGACGATGTTGCGCGCGGCCTTTGGCGATATGGCCAGGGTCGGGCTCGGTGATTGGCGCACCTATGAGACGTCCGGGGTGGCTGCCGATCGTGTGGAGCGGTGGCGCAGCGCCTTGCCGGAAGGCACAGTGGCACGCATCATGCCGGCGTTGGAGCCGGTGATGCAGAGCTGCGGCTATCCCATTCCGAAGGTGCGCGCGAGCGCCACCGGCGCGCTTGCCATTCGCCGCTACACAATGTCGAAACAACTGTTGCAGAACATGCAGAGGACCGAGCGAAGCGAGGGCGAATGA
- a CDS encoding type III PLP-dependent enzyme, with product MKPSLLRQAAADYGTPLYVYDVDIVRARFAELDALFGGRFGVSYAVKSNPNIGLLSAIRDCVTTFDVSSYGEMERALSSGCPASDVTFSGPGKRVEEIHRAVRAGLGELVLESVEEAEIANAAAGEFGCKQGALLRINPISVPRRFGVNMAGKPSQFGVDEEDIETAIPRILALPNIDLIGFHIYSGTNSLSHEAIAENFAIFLEVFRKAATLTGRPPQKLVFGSGFGLPYLPTDETLDVAALAAQVIPAIDAFRAEPLMGEAELVLEMGRWLVGPAGWLLTAVIGGKTSRGTTFRICDAGFNNHLAACGMMGTVIRRNWRFANISRPEAEEEVYTLVGPLCTTIDVLASAIALPRLETGDVIAIDYSGAYGLTASPTRFISHPEPREVLLEGSEVRDVTESLLNHWPSTGPMPRQAD from the coding sequence GTTCGGCGGTCGGTTCGGTGTTAGTTATGCCGTCAAATCCAACCCGAATATCGGCTTGCTTTCCGCCATTCGCGATTGCGTGACCACGTTCGACGTCAGTTCTTATGGCGAAATGGAGCGTGCGCTCTCCTCTGGCTGTCCCGCGTCTGATGTGACGTTTTCCGGTCCCGGCAAGCGGGTGGAGGAAATCCACCGCGCGGTCCGTGCGGGCCTCGGTGAGTTGGTGCTGGAATCGGTCGAAGAAGCGGAAATCGCAAACGCCGCCGCTGGCGAATTCGGCTGCAAGCAAGGCGCGTTGCTGCGCATAAATCCCATTTCGGTGCCGCGGCGCTTCGGCGTCAACATGGCCGGTAAACCCAGCCAATTCGGCGTCGACGAAGAAGACATCGAGACAGCGATTCCCCGCATCTTGGCGTTGCCGAACATCGACCTGATCGGCTTCCACATTTATTCCGGGACCAACAGCCTCAGCCACGAGGCGATTGCAGAGAATTTTGCCATTTTCTTGGAGGTTTTCCGCAAAGCCGCAACCCTCACGGGGCGCCCCCCGCAAAAGCTGGTGTTCGGCTCGGGCTTCGGGCTTCCCTATCTGCCGACTGACGAGACCCTGGATGTGGCGGCACTCGCAGCCCAGGTCATCCCGGCCATCGATGCCTTCAGGGCCGAGCCCTTGATGGGGGAGGCAGAGTTGGTGCTGGAGATGGGGCGCTGGCTTGTCGGCCCGGCCGGATGGCTGCTTACCGCCGTCATTGGCGGCAAGACCAGCCGCGGCACGACCTTTCGCATTTGCGATGCGGGCTTCAACAATCATCTGGCCGCCTGCGGCATGATGGGGACGGTGATCCGCCGGAATTGGCGCTTCGCCAATATCTCTCGCCCCGAGGCAGAGGAGGAGGTCTACACGCTTGTCGGCCCGCTCTGCACGACGATCGACGTTCTGGCAAGCGCCATTGCCTTGCCCCGGCTCGAAACCGGCGATGTGATCGCCATCGACTATTCCGGCGCCTATGGCCTGACCGCAAGCCCGACCCGCTTCATCAGCCATCCGGAACCACGGGAAGTCCTGCTCGAAGGCAGCGAGGTGCGCGACGTGACCGAAAGCCTGCTGAACCACTGGCCGAGCACTGGCCCAATGCCGAGGCAAGCGGATTGA